Sequence from the Rhizomicrobium sp. genome:
CGAATGGCGTCCTTGGCCCCGCCGACGGCGCTCTGGACCTTGCCCTTCAGCTTGTCGGCTGTGCCCTCGGCCTGGAGCTTGGAGTCGCCGGTGATCTTGCCAGCGGCTTCCTTGATGGCGCCCTTGGCCTGGTTGGCGGAACCCTCGATGCGATCCTTGTCCATTTTCGTTCTCCGTTTTTGGGGAAATGCAGGGAGGAAACGTTCCCCCGTCGGCGTCGTTCCGGGAACCGGCCCCTTATATATTTCGCGCCCGCGGGAACGGAGCGGCGTAACCGAAATCCAATCTGGCCGAATTGTCGTATACCGGACCGAACGGAGACCGCCATGACATCGAGACGCAACATCTTGCAAGTTCTGCTGCTCGGCAGCGCTGGCGCGTCGCTGGGCGCGTGGCCGGCCCTGGCCAAGACCTATGCGGTGCAGCACACCGAAGCGGAGTGGCGCAGGTTGCTGTCGCAGGAAGCCTATCACGTGCTGCGCGAGCAAGGCACCGAGCAGCCCTATTCGAGCCCGCTGCTGAACGAGCACCGCAAGGGCACGTTCACCTGCGCCGGCTGCGCGCTGCCGGTGTTCGCCTCGTCGACCAAATTCGACAGCGGCACGGGCTGGCCGAGCTTCTGGGCGCCGCTGCCGCATGCCGTCGAGACCACGAGCGACGACAGCTGGATCGAGAGCCGCACCGAGGTGCATTGCAGCCGCTGCGGCGGCCATCTCGGCCATGTGTTCGACGATGGCCCCAAGCCGACCGGCCTGCGCTATTGCATGGACGGCGTGGCGCTGGGCTTCAAGCCGGCTTGAGTCAGGCGCGCCTTCGCCGGACAATAGCGGCATGGCGACTTTCGAATCCGGCGGGCTGACGCTGGCCTATGACGACATCGGCGGCCCCGGCGAGGGAAGGCCGATGATCCTCGTCCACGGCTTCGCCTCCAACCGCGCGGAGAACTGGCGCAGGCTCGGCTGGTACGGCGCCTTCGAGCGGCGGCGCATGCGCGTGATCGCGCTCGATTGCCGGGGCCATGGCGAGAGCGCCAAGCCGCACGATCCCGTGCTGTACGGCCGCGAGGCCATGGCCGGCGATATCCTGGCGCTGATGGATCATCTGGCGGTGCCTCGCGCCCACATTCTCGGCTTCTCGATGGGATCACGGCTGGCGCTGGCGGCGGCGCTGCGGGCGCCGGAGCGCTTCGCGACGCTGACGCTGGGCGGCACCGGCGAGAAACTGTTCGAGCGGCGCGAAATCGCCGGCAACCCGATGGCCGAGGCGATGGAGGCCGAGGATGTCGAAAGCATCGCGGACCCGATGCTGAAAAGCTTCCGCCAATTCGCCGACGACCAGAAGGAAGACCGCTTCGCGCTGGCCGCGCTCACCCGCGCCAAGGACCAGCCGTTCAGCCGCGCCGATGTCGAGAAGCTGCCCGTGCCGGTTCTGGTCGTGGCCGGCGCGCGCGACGAACTCGCCGGCGATCCCGAGCCGCTCGCCAAGGCGTTTCCGGATGGCCGGGCCGTGGTCATCCCGGGGATGGATCACTTCTCGATCATCGGCCACGCGCTGTTCAAGGCGACGGTGTTCGAGTTCCTGGACGGCGGGATCTGATCCACGCCGTCCTTCAGAACTAGGCCAGCCACTGCACGCTGAAGAGCCGCGCGGGATCGGTCCAGACGCGGCGCTGCACGAAGCCGGCCTCGGCGGCGAGCGCGCGGAATCCGTCGACCGTGTATTTGTGCGAATCCTCGGTGTGGATCGCCTCGCCCTCCGCGAAGGTCGCGATCTCGCCGGCGACGCGCACGCGCTGGGCCGCCA
This genomic interval carries:
- a CDS encoding CsbD family protein, encoding MDKDRIEGSANQAKGAIKEAAGKITGDSKLQAEGTADKLKGKVQSAVGGAKDAIRDATK
- the msrB gene encoding peptide-methionine (R)-S-oxide reductase MsrB produces the protein MTSRRNILQVLLLGSAGASLGAWPALAKTYAVQHTEAEWRRLLSQEAYHVLREQGTEQPYSSPLLNEHRKGTFTCAGCALPVFASSTKFDSGTGWPSFWAPLPHAVETTSDDSWIESRTEVHCSRCGGHLGHVFDDGPKPTGLRYCMDGVALGFKPA
- a CDS encoding alpha/beta fold hydrolase, with translation MATFESGGLTLAYDDIGGPGEGRPMILVHGFASNRAENWRRLGWYGAFERRRMRVIALDCRGHGESAKPHDPVLYGREAMAGDILALMDHLAVPRAHILGFSMGSRLALAAALRAPERFATLTLGGTGEKLFERREIAGNPMAEAMEAEDVESIADPMLKSFRQFADDQKEDRFALAALTRAKDQPFSRADVEKLPVPVLVVAGARDELAGDPEPLAKAFPDGRAVVIPGMDHFSIIGHALFKATVFEFLDGGI